The Nitrospirota bacterium DNA window TCTTCTGCCGCCCGGCGCTGAACCACACAGCTTTGAGCCCAAGCCTGCTGATATTATGATGCTTAACCATGCTGACATCTTTATCTATACGAACAGGTTCATGGAGCCCTGGGCAGAAAAGCTGCTGAAGGGGACAGAGAGCAGAGGGCTTTCTGTTGTTGATGCGAGCAGGGGCGTTAAATTTATAGACAGCAGCATTGACGGCGCTGAAGGAAATAATAAACATCAACACAATAAGCCCGGACAGAAGGAAGGTCTCAAAGAGCACGAGGTTCATGGTGCAGACCCGCATATTTGGCTCGATTTCAGCAATGCCCAAAAGATGGTTGATAATATTGCAGCCGCATTCATCGCGAGAGATCCGGCAAACAGAGACGGTTATCAGAAAAACGCAGCGGCGTATAAGGCAAGGCTCGAAGCCCTGGACAGAACTTATCAAAAAAGTCTTGCGAACTGCCCAAAAAAGATCTTTATCAACGGCGGCCACTATACCTTCGGGTACCTTGCCAACCGGTACGGGCTGCGATACCGGTCAGCCTACGGTTTTTCTCCTGATGCAGAGCCGACGGCGAGAAATCTTGCTGATATCAGCAATACGCTCCGCAGGGAGGGACTGAAGCATCTTTTCTATGAGGAGCTCCTTAGTCCAAGGATAGCAGACACGATCGCAAAGGAGACCAATGCAACACTGCTCAAACTCCATGGCAGCCACAATATTTCGAAAGAAGAGTTCAATGCCAAAAGAACATTTATTGAACTGATGGAACGGAATCTCGATAATCTGAGGACAGGACTCCAATGCCCAAATTAAGGTGTTTTAAATATGAAAAGATTTATTCATGAAATCCCTCCTATCCTCTCCCCATCCGGGGACAGGCCTTTGGCAAAGGGAGGTATCGAGCCCCTCTTTGGCAAAGAGGGGTGTGGGGAGATTTTTTGGAATGGCAAATAACCAATGCACTTATTAGCAAGCATTGTCGAGGCCAGAGACCTGAGTGTTGAATTTCACGGGCGGCAGGTGCTGTCAGGAGTGAATTTCAGCATCCTGCAGGGCGACTATGTCGGCCTTGTCGGCCCGAACGGGTCAGGCAAGTCAACGCTTATCAAATGCATGCTCGGCCTGATCAGAGCTTCGCAGGGAGATAGTTTCCTTTTTGGCTCAGCACCGGCAGATATGAAGAAGAGGGAGAGGGTTGGGTATCTGCCCCAGAGAATGGAGTTTTTCAATCCCCGTTTCCCGACAACCGTGATTGAGGTAATCTCCCAGGGCATGATAGCGAACAAAAGAGCCGGTAAAAATTCCGGCAGCGAAGAAATAGAGAAGGCGATCGAACTCTTTGATCTGAAAGGGCTCAGAAACCGGCTGATAGGAGAGCTTTCCGGCGGTCAGCAGCAGAGGGTATTTATCGCCAGGGCATTGGTGAACGCACCGGATCTTCTTATCCTTGATGAGCCGACAAGCGCGCTTGACCCTGAGGTGCGGGAAAGTTTTTTTGAACTCCTCCATGAGTTGAACGAGAAGAAGAATGTCACGGTCATTCTTGTTACCCACGATATCGGCGGCGTCGGTCAGTATGCGTCAAAGCTGATGTATCTCGACAAGAAGGTTATTTTCTTCGGCGGATTTGATGAGTTCTGCCTTTCCGAGAATATGGCGAAATTCTTCGGCTCTGCATCGCAGCATATTATCTGTCATAAACATTGACGGAAAGGAACGGAGATTGAATATCAGCGAATTTTTAGACTATGGGTTTATCCAGCGGGCGCTTATTGCCGGTTCGCTCATATCCGTGCTCTGCGCAGTGCTTGGCGTGATCCTGGTGCTGCGAAGACTCTCGATGATCGGCGACGGCCTTTCCCATGTCACCTTCGGCGGTGTTGCCCTTGCCATGGCGCTGAACTTCTATCCCCTTGCAGTCTCCCTGCCGATCGTTGTGGTGAGCTCATTCGGCATACTCAAGATGATGGAAAAGGCGCGGGTATTCGGTGATGCTGCCATTGCGGTCGTCTCCTCGATCGGTATTGCGATCGGCATACTGCTTGCCAGCATTGCCGGGGGCTTTAACGTGGACCTGTTCAGTTATCTGTTCGGCAATATCCTCTCGATCAGCACGCTTGAGGTTGGTGCGGCAGTGGTCATATCCGTCACGGTGCTCGCAGCTATCTATTTCTTCTTTGACGAGATCTTTTCTATTACGTTCGATGAGGATTTTGCGCGTGCATCAGGCATACCGGTTGACCGTATCAATGCCGTGCTGATGGTACTCACCGCAGTTACGGTTGTCCTTACGATGAAGGTTGTCGGCATTATGCTCACCTCTGCGCTTCTTGTCCTGCCTGCAGTCACGGCCTTTCAGAATGCACGGGGATTCAGGAATGCCATTATCATGGCATCGATCGCATCGCTTTTTTCCCTTCTGTCCGGGGTCTGCATTTCTTTTGCCCTGAACCTGCCTGCTGGCGCCACGATCGTGATGGTCAATGTCTTTCTCTTTTGCGGCGCGTTTTTCTTCAGGCATTTCTTTGGCAGTCCTGCGACAGAATAATTTGGCTGCGCCAGTTACGAAGGAGTTTATCGGTATGAGGACATTCAACTACAACAATCCCTCCTATCCTCCCTTTGTTAAAGGGAGAAATAAATCCCCTCTTTGGCAAAGAGGGGCGAGGGGAGATTTATTCGATCTGATTTCTATTTCGAAACTGTCATTTAGCCAATTGGCGCTCCATAACATGAAAGCATACTAACCCATGGAAGATTCAGGCAGATTTTCAGCCTTCTCGTTCAGGGACTTCAGGCTCTTCTGGTTCGGACAGATCATATCCCTGTCCGGGAGCTGGATGCAGACTGTTGCGCAGGGCTGGCTCGTGTACAGCCTCACAAAGTCACCCCTT harbors:
- a CDS encoding zinc ABC transporter substrate-binding protein yields the protein MILLSVSLSSGCTRSKDSQSTGRSGKLIVVATLFPLYDFAKNIAGDRADVKLLLPPGAEPHSFEPKPADIMMLNHADIFIYTNRFMEPWAEKLLKGTESRGLSVVDASRGVKFIDSSIDGAEGNNKHQHNKPGQKEGLKEHEVHGADPHIWLDFSNAQKMVDNIAAAFIARDPANRDGYQKNAAAYKARLEALDRTYQKSLANCPKKIFINGGHYTFGYLANRYGLRYRSAYGFSPDAEPTARNLADISNTLRREGLKHLFYEELLSPRIADTIAKETNATLLKLHGSHNISKEEFNAKRTFIELMERNLDNLRTGLQCPN
- a CDS encoding metal ABC transporter ATP-binding protein, which produces MHLLASIVEARDLSVEFHGRQVLSGVNFSILQGDYVGLVGPNGSGKSTLIKCMLGLIRASQGDSFLFGSAPADMKKRERVGYLPQRMEFFNPRFPTTVIEVISQGMIANKRAGKNSGSEEIEKAIELFDLKGLRNRLIGELSGGQQQRVFIARALVNAPDLLILDEPTSALDPEVRESFFELLHELNEKKNVTVILVTHDIGGVGQYASKLMYLDKKVIFFGGFDEFCLSENMAKFFGSASQHIICHKH
- a CDS encoding metal ABC transporter permease encodes the protein MNISEFLDYGFIQRALIAGSLISVLCAVLGVILVLRRLSMIGDGLSHVTFGGVALAMALNFYPLAVSLPIVVVSSFGILKMMEKARVFGDAAIAVVSSIGIAIGILLASIAGGFNVDLFSYLFGNILSISTLEVGAAVVISVTVLAAIYFFFDEIFSITFDEDFARASGIPVDRINAVLMVLTAVTVVLTMKVVGIMLTSALLVLPAVTAFQNARGFRNAIIMASIASLFSLLSGVCISFALNLPAGATIVMVNVFLFCGAFFFRHFFGSPATE